In one window of Vallitalea okinawensis DNA:
- a CDS encoding extracellular solute-binding protein codes for MKKWGRKSIIFLLVVLIFTLAGCGETESERKSTAETNEEGPVELDAFINFTWYSNEEFKGKIPEKITEKTGVTLNVTKAADEKQLGLMIASEELPDIIFTSKELSRLSNPDVSYSYNELIDKGYMPLFDQGEERIMNAKSFSSDDNFYTILSAYGTKEDWDNSPSALLGGPGLIFRQDIYEELGSPELKTTEDFITLLEMVQEKYPEMRPFMFNPIWQFTPFKVAYGVQADGRYTYYSDNNGGIEFGVRSENYLDFLKYANTLYKKGLMTADNFAVKNESDVIGEFNGGRAFAMTWTDGAVVGTDSKLKQNFPEGKAGLITGLETKNDPILVNNQIGWAGVFISKNCKDPEAAARLVDFIYSQEGRELTCFGIEGEDWNRDENGNIVFSDEIIDIRLNNPNKWEAEWNKGFYFGKHLEENVAFGILADSKPTEVNEMVKESSNYYKEIVDINPRLSLIKPKADTDEKIIYDKLVKLFEDEEAKIIMSETEEELTANYNSMIETAINLGMDDLEQRLTEAYQALN; via the coding sequence ATGAAAAAATGGGGAAGAAAATCAATAATTTTCTTGCTAGTTGTTCTTATCTTTACTCTAGCAGGTTGTGGGGAAACAGAGAGTGAAAGAAAATCAACAGCTGAAACAAATGAAGAAGGACCAGTTGAGTTAGATGCATTTATCAACTTTACATGGTATTCAAATGAAGAATTTAAAGGAAAAATACCTGAAAAAATCACTGAAAAAACAGGTGTCACTTTGAATGTAACAAAAGCAGCGGATGAAAAGCAATTAGGTTTGATGATTGCTTCAGAGGAGTTGCCTGACATTATATTTACAAGTAAAGAATTATCAAGGTTATCTAATCCTGATGTTTCCTACTCTTATAATGAACTTATTGACAAAGGCTATATGCCTCTTTTTGACCAAGGAGAAGAACGTATTATGAATGCAAAATCTTTTTCTTCAGATGATAATTTCTATACCATTTTAAGTGCCTATGGAACAAAAGAGGATTGGGATAATAGCCCCTCAGCATTATTAGGAGGTCCTGGTCTTATTTTTAGACAAGATATTTATGAAGAATTAGGAAGTCCGGAGTTAAAAACTACCGAAGATTTTATTACTCTTTTAGAAATGGTTCAAGAAAAATATCCAGAGATGCGACCATTCATGTTCAATCCAATATGGCAATTTACACCTTTCAAAGTAGCATATGGTGTTCAAGCTGATGGTAGATATACTTATTACTCTGATAACAATGGAGGAATCGAGTTTGGTGTACGAAGTGAGAATTATTTAGACTTTTTAAAGTATGCCAATACATTATACAAGAAAGGCTTAATGACTGCAGATAATTTCGCAGTTAAAAATGAGTCTGACGTTATAGGTGAGTTTAATGGTGGTAGAGCATTTGCCATGACTTGGACCGATGGTGCTGTAGTTGGAACAGATTCAAAACTGAAGCAGAACTTCCCAGAAGGTAAAGCAGGTCTTATTACTGGTCTTGAAACAAAGAATGATCCAATTTTAGTGAATAACCAAATTGGTTGGGCTGGGGTTTTTATAAGTAAAAACTGTAAAGACCCTGAAGCAGCAGCTCGTCTTGTTGACTTTATATATAGTCAAGAAGGTAGGGAGTTAACATGCTTTGGTATTGAAGGAGAAGATTGGAATAGAGATGAAAATGGTAACATCGTTTTTAGCGATGAAATTATTGATATTCGTCTAAACAATCCTAATAAATGGGAAGCTGAGTGGAATAAAGGCTTTTACTTTGGGAAGCACTTAGAAGAGAACGTTGCTTTTGGAATTTTAGCTGATAGTAAGCCAACAGAAGTTAATGAGATGGTTAAGGAGTCTTCTAATTATTACAAAGAAATAGTGGATATCAATCCTAGATTAAGTTTAATAAAACCTAAGGCAGATACAGATGAAAAAATAATTTATGATAAGTTAGTAAAATTATTTGAAGATGAAGAAGCGAAGATCATCATGTCAGAAACTGAAGAAGAATTAACTGCTAATTATAATAGTATGATTGAAACAGCAATTAATTTAGGTATGGATGATTTAGAGCAGAGATTAACTGAAGCATATCAAGCTTTAAACTAG
- a CDS encoding ABC transporter ATP-binding protein/permease has translation MSTLSIKNVDKYYKIGKNNFQVLKNINLTFSKGEFISIIGESGSGKSTLMNLIGGLDSDFTGEISVNGKAITLFKEKELDAYRKNNIGFIFQSFNLIPHLSVLDNVTIAMTLSNATKKQRIKRAKALLEEVGIEEHMNKRPNQLSGGQKQRVAIARALANDPDIILADEPTGALDSKTSGQVLQLLQSIANKGKLIIAVTHSSKVANFGTRIVTIADGVITQDQSIKDKISFEEEKSVVKNQEQNLNFISAIKLAVNNMKLNAWRNILIAFGASIGITSVIIMLSLGSGVKAYIQGEIQGNVDPLMIEISKPSEGEMRGPITEGPPFNDNEINEIKDINHVERIEKSLTISMQSKIEYLEEDVDLLMLETISETFDEADIIHGQMAVEGQIILSQNIAENILGEGGEAETLINQVVKLIIIEQKDRQPQQIERELIVSGLIDTGSQGMMGDFTLGYIHYEDLEDLYIENELDFGPKTLYAYASSEEYVEDIKNQLIEMGYEGSREEAILEQLMTYLSIATAILSGIAGISLIVSGIMILVVLYISVIERTREIGVLKAIGARRKDIKRIFFSEAAIVGIVGGLIGVICALIFANLGNRILEQQFDIMLIDVRIDYMAFGLLVSTLVSIIAGLSPASKAAKLDPIESLRHE, from the coding sequence ATGTCAACATTGAGTATTAAGAATGTAGATAAGTACTATAAGATTGGAAAAAACAACTTTCAAGTTCTAAAAAATATTAACTTAACCTTTAGCAAGGGGGAGTTTATATCTATTATAGGTGAATCTGGCAGTGGAAAATCCACACTAATGAATCTAATTGGAGGTTTAGATTCTGATTTTACAGGAGAAATATCTGTTAATGGTAAAGCCATCACTCTGTTTAAAGAGAAGGAACTAGATGCCTATAGAAAGAATAATATAGGTTTCATCTTTCAAAGCTTTAATTTAATACCCCATCTATCAGTATTAGATAATGTAACCATTGCCATGACATTATCCAATGCTACAAAAAAGCAACGGATCAAACGAGCTAAAGCATTATTAGAAGAGGTTGGTATAGAGGAACATATGAATAAAAGACCTAATCAATTATCAGGAGGTCAAAAACAACGTGTAGCTATTGCAAGAGCGTTAGCTAATGATCCTGACATCATTTTGGCAGATGAACCAACCGGTGCTTTAGATTCTAAAACTTCAGGGCAAGTACTCCAATTGCTGCAGAGTATAGCAAATAAAGGTAAGCTGATTATTGCTGTGACTCACTCCTCAAAGGTTGCTAACTTTGGGACTCGGATTGTAACAATTGCTGATGGAGTGATTACTCAAGACCAATCCATAAAAGATAAAATTAGCTTTGAAGAAGAAAAGAGTGTTGTGAAGAACCAAGAACAAAACTTAAACTTCATTTCAGCTATCAAGTTGGCCGTTAATAATATGAAACTGAATGCATGGCGTAATATCTTAATAGCTTTTGGAGCTTCTATAGGTATTACCAGTGTTATCATTATGCTATCTTTAGGTAGTGGGGTAAAAGCGTATATACAAGGAGAAATACAAGGTAATGTTGATCCTCTAATGATTGAAATCAGTAAACCAAGTGAAGGAGAAATGAGAGGTCCCATAACAGAAGGACCACCTTTTAATGATAATGAGATTAATGAGATTAAAGATATAAACCATGTAGAGAGAATAGAAAAAAGTTTAACCATCTCCATGCAATCAAAGATTGAGTATCTTGAAGAAGATGTTGATCTATTGATGTTGGAAACCATATCTGAAACATTTGATGAGGCAGATATTATACATGGGCAAATGGCAGTGGAAGGACAAATTATTCTTTCGCAGAATATTGCAGAAAACATACTTGGAGAAGGGGGAGAAGCAGAAACACTGATTAACCAAGTGGTGAAACTTATTATAATCGAGCAAAAAGATAGACAACCTCAACAAATTGAACGAGAACTTATAGTTAGTGGACTAATAGATACAGGTAGTCAAGGGATGATGGGAGATTTCACACTTGGCTATATACATTATGAAGATTTAGAAGACTTATATATTGAAAATGAATTGGATTTTGGTCCTAAGACTTTGTACGCGTATGCATCCAGTGAAGAGTATGTTGAAGACATAAAAAATCAGCTAATAGAAATGGGTTATGAAGGATCTCGGGAAGAGGCTATACTTGAACAATTAATGACATATTTAAGTATTGCTACAGCTATTCTTTCTGGCATAGCTGGGATATCATTAATTGTATCAGGGATTATGATATTAGTAGTATTATATATCAGCGTTATTGAACGGACAAGAGAAATTGGTGTACTCAAAGCTATTGGTGCAAGAAGAAAGGATATCAAAAGGATTTTCTTTTCGGAAGCAGCCATAGTGGGTATAGTAGGAGGATTAATTGGCGTTATCTGTGCTCTAATATTTGCTAATCTGGGTAATAGAATCTTGGAGCAACAATTTGATATCATGTTAATTGATGTACGCATAGATTATATGGCCTTTGGTCTATTAGTAAGTACCTTGGTGAGCATCATAGCTGGTCTTAGTCCAGCAAGTAAAGCAGCAAAACTGGACCCTATAGAATCATTAAGACATGAATAA
- a CDS encoding alkyl/aryl-sulfatase, with product MYSGITRWYKPILNVFRKKATPQTKRKNIEAYNNIDWKRLDIEKKLAKEHCIMATPSLVIKRQDSFLPIWDLKMYEFLLEENIPDTVHPKLWEQGKLNLNGGLFRVTDKIYQIRGFDLANMTLIRGQSGWIIIGCLSSMETAEAAIQLAKQYEDIPISAVIITHSHADHYGGVLGVIKSGTVDDIKVYAPKGFTKAVIEENVYAGIAMARRGMFMYGELLLRDKKGQVDNGIGKYVSGGTQSLVKNINEIKEDPHKGYHEKVIDGVTMQFQLTPNTEAKAEMNIFIPSEKALCIAENCTATLHNLYTLRGAEVRDPVAWAKYIQQAIDLFGDDLTTVFEVHNWPRRGNKYCIDYMEKQRDMYQYMNDQTLRLINQGYTIDEVGRMIKFPESISKEWYNSPFYGTVNHNVKAVYQKYMGWYNGNPVDLNKLLPQDSAEKYVEYMGGEENILEKAKKSFEQGEYQWVAEVTKHIIYANPGNRDARLLCADALEQLGYIAESGPWRNEYLVGAFELRFGNTPMPGTTLTDEVLNALPLDKVLYFFSIRIDGLKAGNFNYRMNFIIPDRKEEAVVEIKRGILRYLSDQIDPDASVTIIMAKDTLYQLATTNKPPTNASIAIEGDKRKWELFLWSQDIVDKDFNIVTPLPKKN from the coding sequence GTGTATTCAGGAATAACAAGGTGGTATAAACCGATTCTTAATGTTTTTAGAAAAAAAGCTACTCCTCAAACAAAAAGAAAAAATATTGAAGCCTATAATAATATTGATTGGAAAAGATTAGATATAGAAAAAAAATTAGCTAAAGAACATTGTATCATGGCAACACCATCATTAGTCATTAAAAGGCAAGATTCATTTTTACCAATATGGGATCTTAAAATGTATGAATTCTTATTGGAAGAAAATATACCAGATACGGTTCATCCAAAGCTTTGGGAACAGGGGAAATTGAATTTGAATGGAGGCTTATTCAGAGTAACAGATAAGATTTATCAGATAAGGGGTTTTGATCTTGCTAATATGACTCTTATTAGAGGCCAATCGGGGTGGATCATTATTGGTTGCTTGTCCTCTATGGAAACGGCGGAAGCTGCAATTCAACTGGCTAAACAATATGAAGACATTCCTATCAGTGCTGTTATCATCACCCACTCCCATGCAGATCACTATGGTGGTGTATTGGGCGTAATCAAAAGTGGTACAGTGGATGATATCAAAGTATATGCCCCAAAAGGCTTTACAAAAGCTGTCATCGAAGAAAATGTTTATGCTGGTATAGCAATGGCACGCCGAGGTATGTTCATGTACGGCGAATTATTGCTAAGGGATAAAAAGGGGCAGGTTGATAATGGAATTGGAAAATATGTTTCGGGAGGTACCCAATCCCTTGTTAAGAATATTAACGAGATAAAAGAAGACCCTCATAAAGGCTACCATGAAAAAGTAATTGATGGTGTAACTATGCAGTTTCAGCTAACGCCTAATACGGAAGCCAAAGCGGAGATGAATATTTTCATACCTAGTGAAAAGGCTCTTTGTATAGCAGAAAATTGTACAGCAACACTTCATAACTTATATACATTAAGAGGGGCAGAAGTTAGAGATCCGGTGGCTTGGGCAAAGTATATTCAGCAAGCTATCGATTTATTCGGAGATGACTTGACCACAGTATTTGAAGTTCACAATTGGCCAAGGCGAGGTAATAAATATTGCATTGACTATATGGAAAAACAAAGAGATATGTATCAATACATGAATGATCAAACGTTGCGATTGATTAATCAAGGATACACCATCGATGAAGTTGGAAGGATGATTAAATTTCCAGAGAGCATCAGTAAAGAATGGTACAACAGTCCTTTTTATGGTACAGTCAATCACAATGTAAAAGCTGTCTATCAAAAATATATGGGGTGGTACAATGGAAACCCCGTAGATCTCAATAAGCTTTTACCTCAAGACTCAGCAGAAAAATATGTAGAATATATGGGTGGAGAAGAGAATATTTTAGAAAAAGCTAAGAAGTCTTTTGAACAAGGAGAATACCAATGGGTTGCAGAAGTAACAAAACATATTATTTATGCTAACCCAGGAAATAGAGATGCAAGACTACTATGTGCAGATGCGTTAGAACAGTTAGGTTATATAGCAGAATCTGGACCATGGAGAAATGAGTATTTAGTAGGTGCTTTTGAACTTCGTTTTGGCAATACACCGATGCCGGGTACTACATTAACAGATGAGGTTTTGAATGCGTTACCTTTAGATAAAGTACTCTATTTTTTCAGTATAAGAATTGATGGATTAAAAGCAGGTAATTTTAATTATAGAATGAATTTTATTATACCTGATAGAAAAGAAGAAGCAGTAGTTGAAATCAAAAGAGGCATACTACGCTATTTATCAGATCAAATAGATCCTGATGCATCTGTTACTATTATAATGGCGAAAGATACATTGTATCAATTAGCAACGACCAATAAACCTCCGACTAATGCTTCCATAGCAATAGAAGGTGATAAGCGGAAATGGGAGTTATTTTTGTGGTCACAAGATATTGTTGATAAAGATTTTAACATAGTTACCCCATTACCAAAGAAGAATTAA
- a CDS encoding carbohydrate ABC transporter permease: MKKKRSFNSESFGDRLLMAIIYISLTLVLVMTFYPFFYSIVLSFNESVDTMKGGVYFFPRAFTLDNYIYFFKDGGLLNSIWISVARTVVGTVTGVMFTAAVAYALSFKHLMFKKVYMILIIISMYFSGGLIPYFFTLKQLGLINSFWVYIIPALMNSFFVLIAISFFSDLPFSLYESAKIDGAKDLKIFIKIILPISKPLLATLGLFIAVGQWNNWMDVVFFVQDKDLKTLSYMMIDLINSSQTPMQVSAQSAMAMANNIPPFTLQITAMVIAVFPIAILYPFVQKHFVQGVTIGAVKG; this comes from the coding sequence ATGAAGAAGAAACGCTCTTTTAATAGTGAAAGCTTTGGTGATAGATTATTAATGGCGATTATCTATATATCATTAACATTAGTATTAGTAATGACATTTTATCCATTTTTTTATTCCATTGTGCTATCTTTTAATGAAAGTGTGGACACAATGAAAGGTGGAGTTTATTTCTTCCCCAGAGCTTTTACACTAGATAATTATATTTACTTTTTTAAGGATGGGGGATTACTTAATTCTATATGGATATCTGTAGCGAGAACAGTAGTAGGAACGGTTACTGGGGTCATGTTTACTGCAGCAGTTGCCTACGCGCTATCCTTTAAGCATCTCATGTTTAAGAAAGTTTATATGATACTCATCATCATAAGCATGTATTTTTCAGGGGGATTAATTCCTTACTTTTTTACCCTTAAGCAATTAGGGCTGATTAATTCCTTCTGGGTATATATCATACCAGCATTAATGAATAGTTTTTTTGTTCTGATAGCCATTTCCTTTTTTAGTGACTTACCATTCTCACTATACGAATCAGCTAAAATTGATGGAGCAAAGGATTTAAAAATATTCATTAAGATTATTTTACCAATCTCTAAACCATTACTTGCTACACTTGGACTTTTTATAGCAGTTGGCCAATGGAATAACTGGATGGACGTTGTTTTCTTTGTGCAAGACAAAGATCTAAAGACTTTATCCTATATGATGATAGATCTTATTAATAGTAGTCAAACACCTATGCAAGTATCAGCTCAGTCTGCAATGGCAATGGCCAATAATATACCACCCTTTACCTTACAAATAACAGCAATGGTAATCGCCGTATTTCCAATAGCTATTCTATATCCCTTTGTTCAAAAACACTTTGTTCAAGGTGTTACAATCGGGGCGGTTAAAGGTTAA
- a CDS encoding cysteine desulfurase, producing MTMFNSDTKLYTPSRHKDVLKNPSSQLAHIDDDMISRLANEVYREDLPVTMDRSYHDDPTTIDEPRPEEFLTIDQPRPEVFLTNDRPRPDNPHVNDPEPSHVTTDPYQQHAESSYYFLSHLHPTVTPIQPINYHTNHLDSYSLRKDFPILRKRVNGRPLVWLDNSATTQKPRAVIDSLDTYYSETNSNVHRGAHTLARQATDAYEDARKKVQMFIGASSPEEIIFVRGATEAINLVSQTYGNANIKEDDEILLTMMEHHSNIVPWQKLRQSNGAIIKPIPINDHGEVILEEYEKLFTPRTKMVAITHVSNVLGTVNPVRTMIEIAHKHGAIVLVDGAQSVPHLGVNVNQIDADFYVFSGHKIYGPTGIGVLYGKRILLEAMPPWQRGGGMIKDVSFDKTTYNGLPNKFEAGTGNIADAVALGTAIDYIQNIGIDRIEEHERTLTKYAMHALSEIPGIRLIGTSPSKTSVIAFVIDGISSDSVARYLNGEGIAVRSGHHCAQPALRRFGLDSAVRASLGMYNTKEEIDCLVNAVRKISRS from the coding sequence ATGACTATGTTTAATTCAGATACCAAGTTATATACACCCTCTCGGCATAAAGATGTTCTAAAAAATCCCTCTTCACAATTGGCTCATATAGATGATGATATGATCAGTCGACTTGCCAATGAAGTTTATAGAGAAGATCTACCTGTTACCATGGATAGATCTTACCATGATGATCCAACTACCATTGATGAACCTCGGCCTGAAGAATTTTTAACAATTGATCAACCTCGGCCTGAGGTATTTCTAACAAACGATCGGCCTCGACCTGACAATCCACATGTAAATGATCCTGAACCATCCCACGTTACAACTGATCCTTATCAACAACATGCAGAAAGTAGTTATTATTTTTTATCCCACCTTCATCCTACAGTTACTCCGATACAACCTATTAATTATCATACTAACCATTTAGATTCTTACTCTTTAAGAAAAGATTTTCCTATATTAAGGAAGAGAGTTAATGGAAGACCATTAGTTTGGCTTGATAATTCTGCAACAACTCAAAAACCTCGAGCCGTTATAGATTCTCTTGATACTTATTATAGTGAAACCAACTCTAATGTACATCGTGGAGCTCACACTTTAGCAAGGCAGGCAACAGATGCCTATGAAGACGCAAGAAAAAAGGTACAGATGTTTATTGGTGCCTCCTCACCAGAAGAAATCATTTTTGTTCGTGGTGCTACAGAAGCTATCAATCTTGTATCTCAAACATACGGCAATGCTAACATAAAGGAAGATGATGAAATATTATTAACCATGATGGAACACCACTCCAATATTGTTCCTTGGCAAAAATTAAGGCAATCCAATGGAGCTATCATAAAACCCATTCCTATCAATGATCATGGTGAAGTTATACTAGAAGAATATGAAAAGCTTTTTACACCTCGTACAAAAATGGTAGCAATCACCCATGTTTCTAACGTGCTTGGGACAGTTAATCCAGTTAGGACTATGATCGAGATAGCACATAAACATGGTGCTATAGTTCTTGTTGATGGTGCTCAGTCAGTACCTCATTTAGGTGTTAACGTCAATCAAATTGACGCGGATTTTTATGTTTTTTCAGGTCATAAGATATATGGTCCTACAGGTATTGGTGTCCTATACGGAAAGAGAATCTTACTTGAAGCAATGCCCCCTTGGCAAAGAGGTGGTGGCATGATTAAAGATGTTAGCTTTGATAAAACAACCTATAATGGTCTACCTAATAAATTTGAGGCAGGAACAGGTAACATTGCAGATGCGGTAGCTCTAGGTACCGCTATTGACTATATACAAAACATCGGAATAGATAGAATTGAAGAACATGAAAGGACACTCACCAAATATGCTATGCACGCACTTAGTGAAATTCCTGGCATTCGTCTTATTGGTACATCACCAAGTAAAACAAGTGTGATCGCCTTTGTGATAGACGGTATCTCATCAGATTCAGTAGCAAGATATCTTAACGGAGAAGGTATTGCTGTTCGCTCAGGACATCATTGTGCACAGCCTGCTTTACGGCGATTCGGATTAGATAGCGCTGTAAGAGCATCTTTGGGTATGTATAATACTAAGGAAGAAATTGATTGTTTAGTTAACGCTGTTCGGAAAATATCCAGATCTTAA
- a CDS encoding ABC transporter permease, which produces MEAISNKKSWVRFKEQCTLQAFALAGMLFLFIFSYIPMFGLIMGFKDYKISMGIAGIFTSDWVGAKYFIEFFTDYNFVRIMRNTFALSILKLVFTFPVPILLAVMLNEVGHKTFKKVVQTASYLPYFISWAVVAVLCMTFFSEQTGLVNDVLMKNGLVEEPVNILASSKTFWPLIVFLSIWKETGWWTIIFLAAIAGVDVAQYEAAQVDGANRLQKIWHITLPSIKPTIIVVLILSLGGMIGTGTGGSTFEQCYLLGNPSNIDTSEVIQTYVFEMGLSQGRYAYATAVGLIQSLISVTLVFLSNLIAKRVTGTGIF; this is translated from the coding sequence ATGGAGGCAATAAGTAATAAAAAAAGCTGGGTCCGATTTAAAGAGCAATGCACCTTACAAGCTTTTGCTTTAGCAGGCATGTTGTTCTTATTTATTTTTTCTTACATACCGATGTTTGGGCTAATCATGGGTTTTAAAGATTATAAAATTTCTATGGGTATTGCAGGTATTTTTACAAGTGATTGGGTAGGGGCAAAGTATTTTATAGAATTTTTTACTGACTATAATTTCGTCAGAATTATGAGAAATACCTTTGCTCTTAGTATATTGAAGCTAGTTTTTACTTTCCCTGTACCAATTCTTTTAGCGGTGATGTTAAATGAAGTTGGACATAAAACTTTCAAAAAAGTTGTTCAGACTGCAAGTTATTTACCCTATTTTATTTCTTGGGCAGTTGTAGCAGTACTCTGCATGACCTTTTTCTCTGAACAAACAGGTCTTGTTAATGATGTATTAATGAAAAATGGACTTGTAGAAGAACCCGTTAATATTTTAGCATCATCCAAGACATTTTGGCCATTGATTGTGTTTTTATCCATCTGGAAAGAAACGGGATGGTGGACTATTATCTTCTTAGCGGCTATTGCAGGTGTGGATGTTGCACAATACGAAGCAGCGCAAGTAGATGGTGCAAATCGGTTACAAAAGATCTGGCATATTACATTACCTAGTATTAAGCCAACCATCATTGTTGTACTTATCCTTTCTTTAGGAGGAATGATTGGTACAGGAACTGGAGGATCAACATTTGAACAATGCTATTTACTTGGTAATCCTTCCAATATTGATACTTCAGAGGTTATTCAAACCTATGTTTTTGAAATGGGTTTATCCCAAGGGCGCTATGCTTATGCGACAGCAGTAGGTTTAATACAATCCTTAATATCTGTTACGCTGGTATTTTTAAGTAACCTTATTGCTAAGAGAGTAACTGGTACGGGAATATTCTAA
- a CDS encoding family 2A encapsulin nanocompartment shell protein, whose translation MNLPDYSISQRSLHPHVARKLSHTTKSIPMMESITPRWLLNFMPWVAVEAGVYSVNKIKKHPGENEANDFIEKAIELCSDHWEEYDLPQTYPDYEERPSEYILSLIQTILKVNSNVTDIFNSPINQLQEQMRLTIESMKERQEWELINNKDFGLINQVAPSMKVRPRKGAPTPDDLDELLAKVWKKPAYFLAHPKAIAAFGRECTRRGVPPATVNLYGSPFITWRGVPLIPCDKLLVDGRNNPTSNILLMRVGEKEQGVIGLHQPGIPDETDIPSLSVKFGGIDNMGITSYIMSLYFSIAVLSDDALGMLENVEVGSYYDYV comes from the coding sequence ATGAATTTACCTGATTACTCCATATCACAACGGAGTTTACATCCACATGTAGCACGTAAGTTATCGCACACCACAAAATCTATTCCAATGATGGAAAGTATCACACCTAGATGGCTTCTCAATTTCATGCCATGGGTAGCAGTAGAAGCTGGCGTTTACAGTGTCAATAAGATAAAAAAACATCCTGGTGAAAATGAGGCTAATGATTTTATAGAAAAAGCTATTGAGCTTTGTTCCGACCATTGGGAAGAATATGATCTTCCACAGACATATCCTGATTACGAGGAACGTCCAAGTGAATATATCCTAAGCCTTATTCAAACTATCTTAAAGGTCAATAGTAATGTTACAGATATCTTTAATTCACCCATTAACCAATTACAAGAACAAATGCGACTAACCATTGAATCAATGAAAGAAAGACAAGAATGGGAACTTATTAATAACAAGGACTTTGGTCTCATTAATCAAGTCGCACCTTCTATGAAAGTTCGCCCACGAAAAGGAGCACCTACTCCCGATGATTTGGATGAATTGCTAGCAAAGGTATGGAAAAAACCTGCATACTTTTTGGCACATCCTAAGGCTATCGCAGCTTTTGGCAGAGAGTGCACAAGAAGAGGCGTTCCACCTGCAACTGTTAATCTCTATGGTTCTCCTTTCATCACTTGGAGAGGTGTACCTTTAATTCCTTGTGATAAATTATTAGTGGATGGTAGAAACAACCCTACTAGTAATATTTTATTAATGCGTGTGGGTGAGAAGGAACAAGGTGTTATAGGCTTACATCAGCCCGGTATTCCTGATGAAACGGATATACCTAGTCTATCTGTTAAATTTGGTGGTATAGATAACATGGGAATAACTTCTTATATTATGAGTCTTTATTTCTCCATTGCTGTCTTATCAGATGATGCTCTAGGTATGCTTGAAAACGTTGAGGTAGGAAGTTACTATGACTATGTTTAA